The following proteins are co-located in the Paenibacillus sp. JNUCC32 genome:
- a CDS encoding glycoside hydrolase family 2 TIM barrel-domain containing protein, with protein MNKRALFNDGWTFAKSGLDVEDSENLQFQPVDLPHDWLIHNTEDLYENSIGWYRKEWLRNNDGGQVFLCFDGVYMDSSVYVNGRPMGEWKYGYSSFEHEITDALRDGENVIVVKVVHQSPNSRWYSGAGIYRNVWLKTRESNHIVTDGVYIATKHQEDGWLVEVETEMKVVDDVLIKHVILKDGQIIAEASDRVDANHTCSSAGSIINTQTLAVKDPLLWSPEEPNLYQLVTEMKLSGTKRSAVSQYAILEAVTHSVGFRHIRLDPHQGFLLNGSKFKLNGVCEHHDLGALGAAFNKTALARRFKILKEMGVNAIRTAHNMPAKELMELADEMGLLIVSEAFDMWERPKTPYDYARFFREWVQRDVKSWVKRDRNHPSLIMWSIGNEIYDTHADEKGQDITRMLMDEVYTYDPKQNAKVTIGSNYMPWENAQQCADIVKVAGYNYAEKYYENHHREHPDWIIYGSETASVVQSRGIYHFPFEKSILADDDEQCSSLGNSSTSWGAKSAEACILAERDTPFSLGQFIWTGFDYIGEPTPYHTKNSYFGQIDTATFKKDSYYIYQAAWTDCKTKPMVHLLPYWDFNDGQMIDVRICSNAPKVELRLNGETVGTHDIDHARGRELVGWWKIPYVKGELKAIAYDETGRIVATDAKRSFGDAKRIVLRPDKEELRADGTDLIFVEITMEDEDGHSVENANNRVEVHVTGAGRLLGLDNGDSTDYDPYKGLSRRLFSGKLMAIIGSTLEPGGIGIEVSSTGMERQSLHLTSIPVQDDVTQGISASMRNEEGPCLTGNRDEIPLRKIELISEKGQVFDPANRQMTVRAILHPLAASYQEVEWAVVNDAGIESNIASVEANGHAAIVTALGDGEFRLRCTSRNGTGKTRLISQLEFKVDGLGPAYKDPYSFISAGLYDYSQGEVGNGNERGVATSRDGETQVGFRDIDFGPHGSDTITIPIFALSSEAYALQIWEGMPGEDGSSLLADCIYQKESKWNVYQEETYRLSKKLRGITSICFVLRQKVHIKGFYFQPGNRAFEPNFAADCDRIYGDTFTVLDNRFVQGIGNNVSLEFDEMDFLADGASKLVVYGRSALDKNMIHIRFAHPDGESNRLVEFRQAYEYEEQVFDLEPVAGKQKVTFIFLPGSQFDFGWFRFVRTDS; from the coding sequence ATGAATAAAAGAGCTTTGTTTAATGATGGATGGACGTTTGCAAAAAGCGGTTTGGACGTTGAAGATTCGGAGAATCTACAATTTCAGCCTGTTGATCTTCCTCATGATTGGCTCATACATAACACGGAGGATTTATACGAGAACAGCATTGGCTGGTACCGGAAGGAATGGTTGCGGAATAATGACGGCGGTCAGGTCTTCCTCTGTTTTGACGGTGTGTACATGGATTCTTCCGTCTATGTCAATGGTCGTCCTATGGGCGAATGGAAGTATGGCTATTCTTCATTTGAACACGAGATCACGGATGCGCTCCGGGACGGTGAGAATGTCATCGTCGTAAAGGTTGTGCATCAAAGCCCGAACAGCCGATGGTACTCCGGGGCAGGCATTTATCGGAATGTATGGTTAAAGACAAGGGAATCCAACCACATCGTCACGGACGGCGTTTATATAGCGACTAAGCATCAGGAAGATGGATGGCTGGTTGAAGTCGAGACGGAAATGAAGGTCGTGGATGATGTGCTGATCAAGCATGTGATTTTGAAGGATGGGCAGATCATCGCCGAGGCTTCTGACCGGGTCGACGCCAATCACACGTGCAGCAGTGCAGGCAGCATCATAAATACGCAAACATTAGCTGTCAAGGATCCGCTGCTCTGGAGTCCGGAAGAACCTAACTTGTATCAATTGGTGACCGAAATGAAGCTGAGCGGAACCAAGCGTTCCGCAGTTTCGCAGTATGCAATCTTGGAAGCCGTCACTCATAGCGTGGGATTCCGACACATTCGGCTGGATCCTCATCAAGGGTTCCTGCTGAACGGCAGCAAATTCAAATTGAACGGCGTATGCGAGCATCATGATCTCGGCGCTTTGGGAGCAGCCTTTAACAAAACCGCATTGGCGAGAAGGTTTAAGATTCTGAAGGAAATGGGGGTTAACGCGATTCGCACCGCCCATAATATGCCGGCTAAGGAACTGATGGAGCTGGCGGATGAAATGGGGCTGCTGATTGTATCGGAAGCCTTCGATATGTGGGAGCGGCCGAAGACGCCTTATGATTATGCCAGGTTTTTTCGGGAATGGGTTCAGCGTGACGTGAAGAGCTGGGTCAAACGGGACCGCAACCATCCGAGCCTTATCATGTGGAGCATCGGGAATGAGATATATGATACCCATGCCGATGAGAAGGGGCAGGACATCACAAGAATGTTGATGGATGAGGTTTATACATACGATCCTAAGCAAAATGCAAAGGTTACCATCGGATCGAATTATATGCCTTGGGAGAACGCACAGCAATGTGCCGATATTGTCAAGGTAGCAGGATATAACTATGCCGAGAAATATTACGAGAACCATCACCGGGAACATCCGGATTGGATCATATATGGCAGTGAGACCGCGTCCGTCGTACAAAGCAGAGGCATCTACCATTTCCCGTTCGAAAAATCCATCCTGGCCGATGATGACGAGCAATGTTCCTCCCTCGGCAACAGCTCGACAAGTTGGGGAGCGAAATCGGCGGAGGCATGCATTCTGGCTGAACGGGATACGCCCTTCTCGCTCGGTCAATTCATATGGACCGGGTTCGATTATATTGGTGAGCCTACGCCGTACCATACTAAAAACTCCTATTTCGGACAGATTGATACGGCAACCTTCAAGAAGGACTCCTATTATATCTATCAAGCCGCCTGGACGGATTGCAAAACGAAGCCCATGGTGCATCTGCTGCCCTATTGGGATTTCAACGACGGTCAGATGATAGATGTTCGCATCTGCTCCAATGCGCCAAAAGTAGAATTACGACTCAATGGGGAAACCGTGGGTACGCATGACATTGACCATGCACGAGGAAGAGAACTGGTTGGGTGGTGGAAGATTCCTTACGTCAAAGGCGAATTGAAAGCGATTGCTTATGACGAAACAGGCCGTATCGTAGCCACGGATGCAAAACGATCGTTTGGCGATGCCAAGCGGATCGTCCTGCGTCCGGATAAAGAAGAGCTGAGGGCCGATGGAACAGATCTCATCTTCGTTGAGATCACCATGGAAGATGAGGATGGGCACTCCGTCGAGAATGCCAATAACCGGGTGGAGGTCCATGTCACGGGGGCGGGACGGCTGCTGGGTCTCGATAATGGGGACAGCACGGATTACGATCCGTACAAAGGCCTAAGCAGAAGATTGTTCAGCGGCAAGTTGATGGCGATCATCGGTTCGACGTTGGAGCCCGGCGGAATCGGGATCGAGGTGTCCTCCACAGGCATGGAGCGTCAATCCCTTCATTTGACTTCCATACCCGTACAGGATGATGTGACGCAAGGAATATCCGCAAGCATGAGGAATGAGGAGGGACCATGCCTGACAGGAAACAGGGACGAGATTCCGCTTCGTAAGATTGAGCTGATCAGCGAAAAGGGTCAGGTCTTTGATCCGGCGAATCGACAAATGACAGTTCGGGCCATATTGCATCCACTGGCAGCTTCTTATCAGGAAGTCGAATGGGCCGTCGTAAACGATGCCGGCATCGAATCCAATATTGCGAGCGTCGAGGCCAATGGCCATGCTGCCATCGTAACAGCCCTTGGCGACGGGGAATTTCGATTAAGATGTACGAGCCGGAACGGGACAGGTAAAACCCGGCTCATCTCCCAGCTTGAATTTAAGGTCGACGGTTTGGGTCCAGCATACAAGGATCCATACTCCTTCATATCTGCAGGATTATATGATTACAGTCAAGGTGAAGTCGGGAACGGAAACGAAAGAGGCGTAGCCACGAGCAGAGACGGCGAGACGCAGGTCGGGTTCCGGGACATCGATTTTGGCCCCCATGGCTCCGATACGATTACGATTCCGATATTCGCTCTTTCAAGCGAAGCGTACGCTTTGCAAATCTGGGAGGGCATGCCTGGCGAAGATGGCAGCTCCCTGCTGGCTGATTGCATTTATCAGAAGGAGTCCAAATGGAACGTGTATCAGGAAGAAACCTACCGATTGTCCAAGAAGCTGCGCGGCATTACGTCGATTTGCTTTGTCCTTCGCCAGAAGGTGCACATCAAAGGGTTTTATTTTCAACCGGGGAATCGAGCCTTTGAGCCCAACTTTGCCGCCGATTGCGACCGGATTTACGGGGATACCTTTACGGTGTTGGACAACAGGTTTGTTCAAGGGATAGGAAATAACGTCTCCCTCGAGTTTGACGAGATGGATTTCTTAGCCGACGGTGCATCGAAACTGGTGGTGTACGGCAGATCCGCCTTAGATAAAAATATGATTCATATTCGGTTTGCGCATCCGGATGGCGAAAGCAACCGGCTGGTCGAATTTAGGCAAGCCTACGAATATGAAGAGCAGGTATTCGATCTGGAGCCCGTGGCCGGCAAACAGAAGGTGACGTTCATCTTCCTGCCGGGAAGCCAATTTGATTTTGGCTGGTTCCGATTTGTGCGAACAGATTCATAA
- a CDS encoding polyprenyl synthetase family protein gives MNVAYTDYADTGYRQAEQKAAQYFASLHVQVKDKSYVPILTEDILIWKRKHVQRQSWLSSILPAKKKPYNRDYHRYIGWLNYTGELDDYLDRSISYIYMRDLGMALDSPDTKERIRRVVANTRKLLVRSNGAKEGDTPDFMSLAGLYRWAQKEGIETAVIWVINKLKHVASHIPDKMDAEQAQRKLIKIIVGVVMHVMEDLNGETSPAERSARLDDAIRLGYSYGLTYPFIDDLLDSGVLNAQEKEQYSHMIRQALLTGKVPELGQWSGKNMELVHFVHQELRDAFEYIQGRQRPETQQTFFEQSNVFFHSQHIDRIKDLANPDYTNEELYLPIILKSSSSRLIVRSVISAAADEGFEDRTFYYGIYNQLADDFADMFQDLNDGAVTPYTYYLQYRGQRQDLINPFELYWAVISHLIHNVYHSDAKTREVMLDRAINGLKRCKERLGTEKYNEIMDIFASGNPEFNRLIQHMVSKADQVDFLDKLLRDQMVTVLRNERKEKDYFIDTFKSVRDEINQHLQIDKTPGIPPMKESLIDAANYSLEGDGKRLRPILTWVMAVKEYGLQASAIVPLLRSLEYMHTASLIFDDLPSQDNASTRRGRPTLHQVHDSATAEITGLFLIQKAIEEQSSLEGFDPKTVLKLIRYSSQRAGDMCSGQAMDLNSKGKALSLEQLNTVCYYKTGIAFEASLVMPAILAQVKETEIAILKKFAYHAGIAFQIQDDLLDVQGNVEQLGKPGGQDAENNTSTFVSILGQEGASREMWDHYCQAMEALQEMPRNTAFLKHLLNYMVNRER, from the coding sequence ATGAATGTGGCATATACAGATTACGCCGATACGGGATATCGGCAGGCTGAGCAGAAGGCTGCTCAGTATTTTGCATCGCTCCATGTACAGGTAAAGGATAAGAGTTATGTGCCTATCCTGACAGAAGACATTCTCATATGGAAAAGAAAGCATGTTCAACGTCAATCATGGCTGTCCTCTATTTTGCCGGCGAAGAAAAAGCCGTATAACCGGGATTATCATAGATACATCGGATGGCTCAACTATACAGGCGAATTGGATGATTATTTGGATCGAAGCATTTCCTATATTTATATGAGGGATCTGGGCATGGCGCTGGATTCCCCTGATACGAAAGAGAGAATACGACGCGTTGTTGCGAATACCCGAAAACTTCTGGTTCGCTCAAACGGAGCAAAAGAGGGAGACACGCCGGATTTTATGAGTCTGGCGGGATTGTACCGTTGGGCGCAGAAGGAAGGCATTGAAACAGCCGTGATTTGGGTCATCAACAAACTGAAGCATGTAGCCTCCCACATCCCGGACAAGATGGATGCAGAGCAAGCCCAGCGCAAATTAATCAAAATTATCGTCGGGGTTGTCATGCATGTTATGGAAGATTTGAATGGCGAAACATCGCCAGCGGAACGCTCAGCGCGTCTTGACGATGCGATCCGGCTGGGTTATTCCTACGGATTAACCTATCCTTTCATAGACGATCTGCTCGATTCAGGGGTCTTGAACGCCCAGGAGAAGGAACAGTACTCCCACATGATACGGCAGGCCCTGCTTACCGGGAAAGTACCGGAACTTGGCCAGTGGAGCGGTAAAAACATGGAGCTCGTTCATTTCGTGCATCAGGAGCTCCGGGATGCATTCGAGTATATTCAAGGGCGGCAGCGCCCGGAAACGCAGCAAACTTTTTTCGAGCAGTCCAACGTGTTTTTTCATTCCCAGCATATTGACCGTATCAAGGACCTTGCGAATCCCGATTATACCAATGAAGAATTATATCTGCCGATCATCCTGAAATCCTCTTCCTCGCGATTAATTGTCCGTTCCGTAATAAGCGCAGCGGCGGATGAAGGCTTCGAGGACCGAACGTTCTATTATGGGATCTACAACCAGTTGGCCGATGATTTTGCCGATATGTTTCAAGACTTGAATGACGGGGCGGTAACACCTTACACTTACTATCTACAATATCGCGGCCAACGCCAGGACCTCATCAATCCTTTTGAATTATACTGGGCGGTGATTTCCCACCTGATTCATAACGTGTACCATTCGGACGCCAAGACGCGAGAGGTGATGCTCGACCGGGCCATCAATGGACTGAAGCGCTGCAAAGAACGCCTCGGCACCGAGAAATACAATGAAATTATGGATATTTTCGCTTCCGGGAACCCGGAATTCAATCGTCTTATCCAGCACATGGTTTCCAAAGCCGATCAGGTGGATTTCCTTGATAAATTGCTGCGTGACCAGATGGTAACCGTACTTAGAAACGAGCGGAAAGAGAAGGATTATTTTATCGATACGTTTAAATCCGTTCGAGATGAGATTAACCAACATTTGCAAATCGACAAGACTCCCGGCATACCGCCGATGAAAGAGTCGCTGATCGATGCGGCCAATTATTCGCTCGAAGGGGATGGCAAGCGCCTGAGACCCATTCTGACTTGGGTAATGGCCGTGAAGGAATATGGACTGCAGGCATCAGCCATCGTGCCCCTGCTGAGATCGCTTGAATACATGCACACCGCATCCTTGATATTCGATGATTTGCCTTCCCAGGATAACGCCTCTACTCGTAGAGGGCGGCCGACCTTGCATCAGGTTCACGATAGCGCCACGGCGGAAATTACCGGTTTGTTCCTAATACAGAAAGCGATCGAAGAGCAATCCTCCCTGGAAGGGTTTGACCCGAAAACGGTGTTGAAGCTGATACGGTATTCGTCCCAGCGAGCGGGAGATATGTGTTCCGGCCAGGCGATGGATTTGAATTCAAAAGGAAAGGCCTTGTCCTTGGAGCAGTTGAATACGGTTTGTTACTACAAAACGGGGATCGCGTTCGAGGCATCGCTGGTTATGCCCGCCATTCTGGCTCAGGTGAAGGAGACGGAAATCGCAATCCTGAAGAAATTTGCTTACCACGCAGGCATTGCTTTTCAGATTCAGGATGATTTGCTGGATGTGCAGGGGAACGTGGAGCAGCTTGGCAAACCCGGGGGACAGGATGCGGAGAACAACACCTCGACCTTCGTGAGCATTCTGGGGCAGGAAGGGGCCAGCCGGGAAATGTGGGATCATTATTGCCAGGCGATGGAGGCGCTGCAGGAAATGCCGCGCAATACGGCGTTTCTCAAGCATCTATTGAACTATATGGTTAATCGTGAACGTTAA
- a CDS encoding alpha/beta hydrolase codes for MKQTHKPRSKRWIRPFIWILSILAIIIIAGLAILDSLTYEPLDEAKAVFQTDAKVAVERLQDGYRFEPVDGQVIQPDIIFYPGGLVEPESYAPFAKRMAEKGHRVYVASMPLNLAIFGQNKADSFIAEHPDNRYVIGGHSLGGVFAARYAKEHADVIDGVYFMASYADDGGSLNGLNLSALQITGTQDGVLDRTKWEAAQKNLPEATTYVEIEGGNHGQFGAYGMQKGDHEPAITDAKQLDEVSEAMGRWLQSMDDSL; via the coding sequence ATGAAGCAAACCCATAAACCGAGGAGCAAAAGATGGATCAGGCCATTCATTTGGATATTGTCCATCTTGGCCATCATAATTATCGCAGGTCTTGCCATACTGGATTCACTTACTTACGAGCCGCTGGATGAAGCGAAAGCGGTATTTCAAACCGACGCGAAGGTAGCGGTTGAACGTCTCCAAGACGGCTATCGCTTCGAGCCCGTGGATGGGCAAGTGATTCAGCCCGACATTATTTTTTATCCGGGCGGATTGGTGGAGCCCGAAAGTTACGCGCCTTTTGCCAAGAGAATGGCGGAGAAAGGGCATCGCGTGTATGTTGCCTCCATGCCGCTGAATCTTGCCATATTCGGACAGAACAAGGCAGATTCCTTCATAGCGGAGCATCCAGACAACCGATATGTTATCGGTGGGCATTCCTTAGGCGGCGTTTTTGCCGCGAGATATGCCAAGGAACATGCGGATGTCATTGACGGCGTATATTTCATGGCCTCATACGCTGACGATGGAGGCAGTCTGAACGGATTAAACCTGTCCGCGCTTCAGATCACCGGTACGCAGGACGGCGTTCTTGATCGAACGAAATGGGAGGCTGCCCAAAAGAATCTGCCGGAAGCTACCACCTATGTAGAGATTGAGGGCGGAAATCACGGGCAATTCGGAGCTTACGGTATGCAAAAAGGAGACCATGAACCCGCCATCACCGATGCCAAGCAGCTGGACGAAGTGTCGGAGGCCATGGGGCGTTGGCTTCAGTCTATGGATGATTCCCTGTAA
- a CDS encoding YugN-like family protein, with amino-acid sequence MINLESRLENMEDRFVNIDTYLCKHDFTLASNWDYKHGYLDRRLDQERMVWLRIPFHVTKGSLDGECGGCHATIKLGRPFVFRHIYNKGTDKHARPRLLGALFDQFQSPIDPDASVDDMWVEQARKVLDEVETGYLH; translated from the coding sequence ATGATTAATTTGGAATCGCGACTGGAGAATATGGAGGATCGTTTCGTAAACATCGATACTTATCTATGCAAACACGATTTTACGTTAGCCAGCAATTGGGATTACAAGCATGGCTATTTGGATAGGAGATTGGATCAGGAGCGGATGGTGTGGCTTCGCATTCCCTTTCACGTAACCAAGGGCAGCTTGGATGGCGAATGCGGCGGATGCCATGCAACGATCAAGCTTGGCCGACCATTTGTCTTCAGGCATATATATAATAAGGGGACCGATAAGCATGCGAGACCACGTTTATTGGGAGCTCTCTTCGATCAATTCCAGTCGCCGATCGACCCTGACGCCTCGGTGGACGATATGTGGGTTGAACAAGCGAGAAAAGTCTTGGACGAGGTGGAGACGGGGTATTTGCATTAA
- a CDS encoding DUF2935 domain-containing protein, with translation MSDPLYEHRFWLQILGDHCRFIFTALSPKEKADIATAESLMTRFDRLLSESRRPDASTFIAKLNEEALRASQELREFKLNLLERQLAGTIDFLLTPSFINHMVNELEEYLRILQALQEGKGVPLFHPLHYDMVWLQDAFGHAASLAADLDFAEKPLIAKSMAFQKDFEGFYLKAVEMTGYLRTRLKDFPALRKFHADVNLEMRVFMHFLSELEELELRGEVLDRINPLMPDHMYREECYYLSKLAALGEVQSPNCDPTKPRVTG, from the coding sequence ATGAGTGATCCATTGTATGAGCACCGGTTTTGGCTGCAGATTCTTGGGGACCATTGCCGTTTTATTTTTACTGCGCTGTCGCCTAAGGAAAAGGCGGACATCGCTACCGCAGAATCCTTAATGACCAGATTTGATAGGCTTCTCAGTGAATCTCGGCGACCGGATGCATCTACATTCATCGCTAAACTGAACGAAGAAGCCCTTCGTGCTTCGCAAGAATTGCGCGAATTCAAGCTGAATTTATTAGAACGGCAGCTTGCAGGCACCATAGATTTTCTCCTGACCCCGTCCTTTATCAACCACATGGTAAATGAATTGGAGGAATACCTGCGAATTTTGCAGGCCTTGCAAGAGGGGAAGGGAGTGCCGCTGTTCCATCCTTTGCATTATGATATGGTCTGGCTGCAGGATGCCTTTGGTCATGCGGCAAGTCTGGCCGCCGATCTGGATTTTGCCGAGAAGCCGTTGATTGCCAAAAGCATGGCGTTCCAGAAAGATTTCGAAGGGTTTTATCTGAAGGCTGTTGAAATGACAGGGTACCTGCGGACCCGCCTGAAGGATTTTCCCGCCCTGCGCAAATTTCATGCCGATGTAAACCTGGAAATGAGAGTGTTCATGCACTTTCTGTCGGAACTCGAGGAGCTTGAGCTGCGCGGGGAGGTGCTGGACCGGATCAACCCGCTGATGCCGGATCATATGTATCGGGAAGAATGCTACTATCTGTCCAAGCTGGCTGCTCTGGGCGAAGTACAGAGCCCGAACTGCGATCCGACGAAGCCGAGAGTCACAGGTTGA
- a CDS encoding DUF2512 family protein, producing the protein MKLLVKLLVHGVMITALLVSLTDASFIGALLTAVGIAIIAYLVGDLYILPRTSNMIATIADAGLVFVMLWIIGAAANWTIDFSEILLLAVLAGAFEYFFHSWIRGEHLLNKKQRAS; encoded by the coding sequence ATGAAACTGCTTGTTAAGTTATTGGTGCATGGGGTTATGATAACGGCTCTGTTGGTTTCCCTAACCGATGCTTCGTTCATCGGTGCCCTATTGACGGCAGTGGGGATCGCCATCATTGCTTACTTGGTAGGGGATTTATATATTCTGCCTCGCACCAGCAATATGATCGCCACGATAGCGGATGCCGGCTTGGTATTTGTCATGCTGTGGATCATCGGCGCCGCTGCCAACTGGACCATTGATTTCTCGGAGATTCTGCTGCTGGCAGTACTTGCGGGGGCATTTGAGTATTTCTTTCATAGCTGGATCAGGGGCGAGCATCTTCTTAACAAAAAACAGCGAGCCTCGTAA